One stretch of Syntrophales bacterium DNA includes these proteins:
- a CDS encoding 3',5'-cyclic-nucleotide phosphodiesterase yields the protein MDIRVLGCHGSKLPGYNTTCFLLDEEILLDAGTITSVLSLEEQIKIEHVLVTHAHLDHVCDIMFLADNLYYSKKEYPAIRVLSTQGVIDALRANLFNNIIWPDFSSIPTPEKPLLKFETVQLGVRFQLNNLTITSVRVNHPVETIGYVIESEKSGSFVFIGDTGPTEDVWEVARKLKNLKAVFVEVSLPNSMEDIADVTGHLTPVSLGRELKKLGAITPDIYLYHMKPQYEETIRKEIDLIENKDIHILSEGEVIKIG from the coding sequence ATGGATATAAGGGTATTAGGTTGTCACGGATCCAAGCTCCCCGGCTACAATACTACGTGTTTTTTGTTGGATGAAGAAATTTTACTCGATGCCGGCACAATAACTTCTGTGTTGTCATTGGAAGAACAAATTAAGATAGAACATGTTCTTGTAACTCACGCTCATCTTGATCATGTCTGTGATATAATGTTTCTGGCGGATAATCTTTATTATAGCAAAAAAGAATATCCGGCAATTAGAGTCTTAAGTACACAGGGAGTTATTGATGCACTGAGAGCAAACCTTTTTAATAACATTATATGGCCTGATTTTTCATCGATTCCAACTCCGGAGAAACCTCTTCTTAAATTTGAGACAGTCCAATTGGGTGTAAGATTCCAGCTTAATAATCTTACGATTACTTCTGTCAGAGTCAATCATCCTGTTGAGACAATCGGGTATGTGATAGAATCTGAAAAAAGTGGTTCATTTGTCTTTATAGGAGATACCGGTCCGACTGAGGATGTTTGGGAAGTTGCACGGAAGCTCAAAAATTTGAAAGCCGTATTTGTTGAAGTATCACTTCCCAATAGCATGGAGGATATTGCGGATGTTACCGGTCATCTTACACCTGTCAGTCTCGGTCGTGAATTAAAGAAATTGGGCGCTATAACACCAGATATTTATCTTTACCATATGAAACCACAGTATGAAGAAACCATTAGAAAAGAGATAGATTTGATAGAGAACAAAGATATTCACATCCTGAGCGAAGGAGAAGTGATAAAAATTGGGTAA
- a CDS encoding folylpolyglutamate synthase/dihydrofolate synthase family protein produces the protein MTSQNPFEYLSGLRDKGIHLSLVPVSQLLDRLNNPQEKYKTVLVGGTNGKGSIAAMISSILLEGGVKVGLYTSPHLININERIRVNNRMISVEELSGLIEKVRGELQGDITYFEFVTALAFLHFFRNGVDVAVLEVGMGGRLDATNVVIPEVSVISNVSLEHVKYLGSNLGAIAREKGGIIKNGGICITGAKEKSVLKVLENICSEREARLYRLGKDVKVRAVKALRLEETYAPELNTFSYKGIKKDYRNLVCPLIGRHQIENAAVALGTMELLAAKGFGVDDSAVMRGLRNVRWEGRLEVLQNSPMLVVDGAHNPAGASALRSALRDKFSYKKLILLFGVLGDKDYRMMLKKLAPLADKLILTKPKEKRSLHLMDILPVAKMYVNSVDIIEDSGRALSRAFALAEKDDLICVTGSLFLVGEIKRCWNQKSGVRSQESE, from the coding sequence ATGACATCGCAAAATCCCTTTGAATACCTTTCCGGATTGAGAGATAAGGGAATACATTTGAGTCTTGTTCCTGTCTCCCAACTCCTTGACCGATTAAATAATCCCCAGGAAAAATACAAAACAGTTTTAGTTGGCGGAACCAATGGTAAGGGTTCAATCGCAGCGATGATTTCCTCTATTCTCCTGGAAGGGGGAGTAAAAGTTGGCCTTTATACTTCACCTCATCTTATTAATATCAATGAGCGTATAAGGGTAAACAACCGTATGATATCGGTGGAGGAACTCTCCGGACTGATCGAAAAGGTGCGTGGAGAGCTTCAAGGGGATATAACCTATTTTGAATTTGTTACGGCTTTGGCTTTTCTCCATTTTTTCCGAAACGGTGTGGATGTGGCTGTTTTAGAGGTTGGAATGGGTGGAAGACTTGATGCGACAAATGTTGTGATACCGGAAGTGTCCGTGATATCCAATGTCTCTTTGGAGCATGTGAAGTATCTTGGCAGTAATTTGGGAGCAATTGCCCGGGAAAAGGGAGGAATTATCAAGAATGGAGGTATATGCATTACGGGTGCGAAAGAGAAGAGCGTCTTGAAGGTGTTGGAGAATATATGTAGCGAACGAGAGGCAAGACTGTACCGGTTAGGGAAAGACGTGAAAGTTAGAGCAGTGAAAGCTCTCCGGCTTGAAGAAACTTATGCGCCAGAGTTGAACACCTTCTCTTATAAAGGGATTAAAAAAGATTATCGAAACCTTGTTTGCCCCTTGATAGGAAGGCATCAGATAGAAAATGCCGCCGTGGCTCTTGGAACGATGGAGCTCCTGGCGGCTAAAGGTTTTGGTGTTGATGATAGTGCAGTAATGCGTGGTTTGAGAAATGTACGATGGGAAGGGAGATTAGAGGTGCTTCAGAATTCTCCCATGCTGGTTGTGGATGGTGCCCACAATCCGGCCGGGGCATCTGCTCTTCGCAGTGCGTTGAGGGATAAGTTTTCCTATAAGAAATTAATTCTCCTGTTCGGTGTACTTGGTGACAAGGATTACAGGATGATGCTGAAAAAATTGGCCCCTCTTGCCGATAAACTTATCCTCACAAAGCCAAAAGAGAAAAGAAGCTTGCATTTGATGGATATATTGCCCGTTGCAAAGATGTATGTTAATAGTGTAGACATTATTGAAGATTCCGGCCGGGCTCTTTCGCGGGCTTTTGCTCTTGCCGAAAAAGATGATCTTATCTGTGTGACCGGTTCCCTTTTTCTTGTTGGAGAGATAAAGAGATGCTGGAACCAGAAGTCAGGAGTCAGAAGTCAGGAGTCAGAATGA
- the lptD gene encoding LPS assembly protein LptD has protein sequence MFLFQVDFALAFERKTQKGPVNIEADSVAYNKDTDTYSAKGNVVITFTGGFLKADYVDLNKTTGDAEAFGNVYVKSDDDILEGDKVKFNITSKTGIVYEGKLFFAKNHFYINGKEIEKTGEATYHLKDATATTCDGDWPAWRFTGKELDVTIDGYGTVKHGTFQVKNFPFLYMPYMIFPAKTTRQSGFLPPRISQSSKHGWDIELPLYWAISESADATFYQRYMDKNGLKEGVELRYFISKDSYGTFYADYLKDEKTGEMAEDEGLSRNWQEKQERWSYYLNHETTFSPGFYFRTDIRRVSDNWYFRDFSDSNYYLDNYSETGERRFSKVSFMGDNSLASLDSTARLVKDWNLFNLTALVQYTDNFASYDNNSTLQKYPEITFTGVNQPIMDTPLNFALDSSFNNYQRTEDDHGQLYDIHPTFSLPLNFGDYLDFTPSIGLRETVWDASELEGANKEQQEENGGRELYNVGAALSTEVQRIFDIGGETVDKIRHGIKPELTYTYIPYVYQSDLPDFVAAVSETNSVTYSLTNSFMARLKNTDKNTDKSEDKSKDKSEDKSEDGGISYREFLLVKLSQAYDIREQRKHRGSLTTEKRPFGNVDMELKFDPFQYLTFDADTSFNVDSGEWEKTNYDLSVSDWRGDSATIGYRYTQKSLEEINVLLNAKITDSLDLIYVLRRDELNNIYHETTYGLEYQRQCWSVQATYSDDDNDRVWMVVFSLYGLGKVGRATARPKAMRSITGRQ, from the coding sequence TTGTTTTTATTTCAGGTTGATTTTGCCCTTGCTTTTGAAAGGAAAACACAAAAAGGGCCGGTTAATATAGAAGCTGACAGTGTCGCCTATAACAAGGATACTGATACATATAGTGCGAAGGGAAACGTTGTCATCACATTCACCGGCGGTTTTCTCAAGGCTGATTATGTAGACTTGAATAAGACGACAGGTGATGCCGAGGCTTTCGGGAATGTTTATGTCAAAAGTGATGATGATATACTTGAGGGAGACAAGGTTAAATTTAATATTACTTCAAAAACGGGTATTGTCTACGAGGGAAAGCTGTTCTTTGCAAAGAATCATTTTTATATAAATGGGAAAGAGATTGAGAAGACAGGGGAGGCCACCTATCATCTCAAAGATGCGACGGCAACCACCTGTGACGGAGATTGGCCGGCATGGAGATTCACAGGAAAAGAGCTTGATGTGACCATTGATGGTTACGGTACGGTGAAACATGGCACCTTTCAGGTAAAAAACTTTCCCTTCTTGTATATGCCGTATATGATATTTCCAGCGAAGACAACACGGCAATCAGGTTTCCTGCCACCCCGTATTTCACAATCGAGCAAACATGGGTGGGACATAGAACTTCCACTCTACTGGGCAATTTCAGAGAGTGCGGATGCTACATTTTATCAACGTTACATGGATAAAAATGGATTAAAAGAGGGCGTTGAATTAAGGTACTTTATAAGCAAGGATTCATACGGCACCTTTTATGCCGACTATCTAAAAGATGAAAAAACCGGGGAAATGGCCGAAGATGAGGGTTTAAGCCGGAACTGGCAGGAAAAACAGGAAAGATGGTCATATTACCTGAATCATGAGACCACTTTCAGCCCTGGTTTTTACTTTAGAACAGATATAAGAAGGGTTTCCGATAACTGGTACTTCAGAGATTTCTCCGATTCTAACTACTATCTGGATAATTATTCTGAAACAGGGGAACGCAGGTTTAGTAAAGTCTCGTTTATGGGTGATAATTCCCTCGCTTCGCTGGACTCGACTGCCCGTCTTGTTAAGGATTGGAACTTGTTTAATCTTACCGCCCTTGTTCAGTACACTGATAATTTTGCCAGTTATGACAACAATTCAACACTGCAAAAATATCCTGAAATAACCTTTACCGGCGTTAACCAGCCTATCATGGACACGCCACTCAACTTTGCCCTCGATTCTTCGTTTAATAATTATCAGAGAACCGAGGATGACCATGGACAACTTTACGATATTCACCCCACGTTTTCTTTACCGCTCAACTTTGGTGATTATCTCGATTTTACCCCATCGATAGGATTGAGAGAAACTGTCTGGGATGCCAGTGAGTTAGAGGGGGCAAATAAAGAGCAGCAAGAGGAGAATGGGGGCAGGGAGCTATACAATGTAGGGGCGGCGCTTTCCACGGAAGTTCAAAGAATATTTGATATAGGTGGTGAAACTGTTGATAAAATACGGCACGGAATTAAACCGGAATTGACATATACTTACATTCCCTATGTATATCAGAGTGATCTTCCGGATTTCGTAGCGGCGGTAAGTGAGACAAACAGCGTAACCTATTCACTGACCAATAGTTTCATGGCCAGGTTGAAAAATACAGACAAAAATACAGACAAGAGTGAAGACAAAAGTAAAGATAAAAGTGAAGATAAAAGTGAAGACGGGGGTATAAGTTACAGGGAATTTCTCCTCGTCAAGCTGAGTCAGGCATACGATATAAGAGAACAAAGAAAGCATCGCGGTAGTCTCACGACCGAAAAGAGACCATTCGGCAATGTGGATATGGAACTCAAGTTTGACCCTTTTCAATATCTTACCTTTGATGCGGATACCAGCTTCAACGTTGACTCGGGCGAGTGGGAAAAGACAAACTATGATCTTAGCGTAAGTGACTGGCGTGGTGATTCCGCCACTATCGGATATAGATATACGCAAAAGTCTTTAGAAGAGATAAATGTTTTACTGAATGCAAAGATTACCGATTCCCTTGATCTTATATATGTTCTCCGAAGGGACGAGCTGAATAATATCTATCACGAAACAACATACGGCCTGGAATATCAAAGGCAATGCTGGAGCGTTCAAGCCACCTATTCTGACGATGATAATGACAGGGTATGGATGGTAGTTTTCTCCCTTTACGGGCTGGGGAAGGTCGGAAGAGCGACAGCTAGACCTAAAGCCATGCGCAGTATAACCGGGCGGCAATAA